Below is a window of Pseudomonadota bacterium DNA.
CATCACGAAAAAGCAAACAAAGCCGGCAACAAACCCGGTGGGGTTACGATCATCTTTTCTAACATAACACCTGCAAAGATTCTCAAAGCGGATCTGCACAAGAAAATGCAAGACTTAAAAGTCTGCTCGAGGCCCATGGTTAACAATGGATATCTCCAATAAAAAGAAACAGCCAAAATCGGTTGAATTGCGCCACCAGGCAGAGGAGCAGTTACATGCTAAAAAGGCGCATATGCAACTTTCAATGGCCAATGAAGAATCACAGAGGCTCATCCATGAACTTGAGGTCCACCAGATCGAGTTGGAAATGCAGAATACAGAACTGCGCCGTGCCCAGGAGGAGCTTGAATTATCTAAGAATATATATACCGAACTATATGACTTTGCACCAGTTGGCTATTTCACCCTTAATACGCAAAGATTGATAAAGAAGATAAATCTTACCGGAACACAAATGCTGGGAATAGAAAGACAACAGCTGATCAATAAACCCTTTGTAAGTTTTATTGCCGATACAAAAGGCATTGTGGTTTTTTCGAAATACTGTGAAAAAGTATTTCAAAACCAGAGCAACCAGACCTGCGAAATCAGTCTTAAGAGAAAAAATGATACTGTATTCTATGCACAACTCCAAAGCATCGCGAAAGAAAATATTGACAAGTCAAATTATATTTATACAGCAATCATAGATATCACCAAGCTTAAAAAAGTACAGGAAAAACTACGTACAAGCGAGGCACGCTATAGATCATATATTGAAGTTACGGGAGAATTGGCGTGGAATACAAATCCTGACGGGGATGTTGTGGAGGATCTGCCTACATGGAGAAAATTTACCGGTCAAAGTGAAGAAGAAACGAAAAGGGCGGGATGGGCGAATGCTCTTCATCCGGACGATATCAAACACACCATAGAATCATGGAAGAAAGCAGTTACAACAAAAAGTACGTATGAAGTCGAATATCGTATACGCAGATATGACGGTGTTTATCGGCTTTTTTTGGTTCGTGGTGTTCCCGTAATTAAGCAAGATGGAAGTATTCTGGAATGGGTTGGCATCTGCATAGACATAAACGAACGCAATAAAATGAAGGATGCTCTACAAAAAGCCCATGATGAACTCGAACACACGGTAGATGAACGAACTGCAGAGCTTAAATCAGCTCTTTCTGAAATTAAAGCAATGAAAGACCAGCTTGAAGCCGAGAATATTTACTTCCGCCAAGAAAGCAAAATGAAACATCGATTTGAGCATATTATCGGTCAAAGTGACGGTTTAAAATATGTTCTCTATAGAGCGGAGCAGGTTGCACCTTTGAACACAACAGTCCTTATTCTCGGAGAAACCGGTACGGGGAAAGAATTGATCGCTGCCGCCATCCATGAGATGAGTCCACGTAAGGAAAGGCCATTAATTACTGTTAACTGCGCTGCGCTGCCTGCTAATTTAATAGAAAGTGAATTGTTCGGTCGTGAGAAGGGAGCATTTACCGGAGCCGACACCAGGCAGATAGGCCGATTCGAGATCGCCAACGGTTCCACCCTTTGCTTAGACGAGATCGGAGAGCTACCACTGGAATTGCAGGCAAAGCTGCTTCGGGTGATTCAGCATAACGAGTTTGAGCGCCTGGGCTCGTCTAAAACCATCAAAGTTGATGTGCGGATCGTAGCAACGACCAATCGAGACCTTGAAAAAGAGGTCAGCAAGGGCCTTTTTCGGCAGGACCTTTACTACAGGCTCAACGTTTTCCCAATATCTGTTCCACCTCTTAGACAAAGAAAAGACGACATCCCGCTGATGGTAAAGGCTTTCATAGAGCGATATTCCAGGAAACTGGGCAAAAAGATTACCTCGATCCAGGACAATACGATGAAGGCGATTCAGGACTATTCATGGCCCGGGAATATCCGGGAACTTGAAAGCATTATTGAACGGTCAGTAGTATTGAGTCCTGAACCGGTTTTTTATCTTGCAGATAGACTGCAAAATTTACCACCCCCACTTTTATCCGGAGTGAGATCATTGGAAGAAACTGACAGAAACCAAATTCTTAAAATCCTTTCCGAAACCCGGTGGCGCATAAATGGAAAGAACGGGGCTGCAGAGATCCTGGGCCTTCACCCAAGCACCTTAAGAGCGAGAATGCATAAGCTTGGGATTGTCCGGCCTGGTTTAAAAGAGCCGGAATCATAAACTGTCTGTCCCCTCTCAGCTTATCTATCAATATATTGATGTTTCACCAATTGTTGAGGCTAAATAGATCAATTTAAAGTTTTCCGCCTTTCATACTTGTTATTTTAATCATCTGTTATCAATTGATATATTCAATCTTTCGATTACTTTTCGGCTATTGGCAAAATATTTGCAATGGCTAATGAGATGATTATCACAATCATACATATGAAGGTACTTCCAGAGAAACGAATGGAATTGTCGCAGGCGATTGCTTCTCTCTCCTCTTCGATAAAGATGGAGATGGGTTGCCGGCGTTGCGACTTATACCAAAGTGTCGAGGATGAGAACCAACTCTTTCTTGTTGAAGAATGGGATATCCGGAAGAACCTTACTGACTACATGAAATCGGAGCATTTTAAGGTACTGAGAGGGGCGATGAGCCTTCTTATAGAGCCATACGATATGGATATTCTACACCGTTTTACACCCAGCGAGGATGTAGCATAAAATCACCAATGGAGGTTTAAAATAATGGCATCAAATTTCAGAATAACTGCGCACCAAAGTGAAATTAATTTATATCTTGATCTGATTGGTGAATTTGACGGATTTTCAGCAATGGAACTGATTAATGTTTTAAAAAAATATAGCAACAAGGTTAAAAACATCATAATTAACTCAAGCGGTCTTAATCTAATAAATCCTTTTGTAGTGGGTATGCTTCAAAAAGAGCTTATGACTGATGATTCTCTGAATGGACTACAGATTATCGGCAAACATGGAAACATAATGGAGCCACAAGAAGGCAATCCATTTTGGTGTTAATACTGTCAATTCTCTCCCCTACCCAGCTCCGGGACAAAGTTTTCCCCTCCTCAACCTGGAGCTGGGTTTTTTTCGAGTCCATTATTCTCTATCCCGCCGGGAGACTCCTTTTGTCCTTCAATGGTTATAGCTTCATAAAACCCTTTCCGAAACCTGATGGCGCATAGACAAAAAAGAACAGGGCCGCAGCAATCCTGACTCTTCATTCAAGTACCTTAAGAGCGAGGATGCATAATCTCGGAATAGTCCGGGCGAAGTCAAAATAGTCAGGTCAATAAGCTCTCTGACTTTTTTCTTCACACCTATTAACATATTGAGGTTCAACCAAATGTCGAGGCTAAATTAATTATTTGATTTTTGCCTTCTGTTATCTTTAGTTAATCTAATATTTTGATATTAATTGGTAAACCCAATTTTATGATTATCTTTTGGATATTGGCAGACTATTTGCTTTTAATTTGTTATGATACTTGTAACCACACGAATGAAAGTCCATTCAGAGAAGCGAATGGAGTTGTCACAGACTATTGCTTCACTGTCCGGTTATATAAGGATGGAGAAAGGATGCCGGCGCTGTGACTTCTACCAGAGTACCGAGGATGAAAATCGACTTTTTCTTCTCGAAGAATGGGATACCCGAAAGAACCTTATGGCCCACCTGAACTCGGAGCATTATAAGGTGCTTGAGGGAGCGATGAACCTTCTCAAGGAGCCCTATAAAAGGATGTTCTACACAGTTTTCGAGCCGGCAGGGATGGAGATTTACATGAAATCCAGCACGAGGGACCAGACGGAAGGCAAAGTTCAGGAAAAGACCAGTTAGGCCAAAAAGGTTTTGGGGAAATAGTGAGAAAACGGCATATCATGCCCCGGTATGTTCTTGTATTTCCGTCTGCGATTACGTGATACACCACAATCTGGACTACGAAGGTCACGAGGCCTTTGGAATAAAAGAGTTCAAAAAAACTCTATGATCACTGCTGGCTGGTGTGGTGATGCAATAGCCGGAGATAAAAGAGGCAGATTAACTGTCAGCCTCCCTTCACAGTTTCTATCAACATGTTGATGTTCCACCAAATCTTGAGACTAAATGAATCGCTTTATACTTTTTCGCTGTTCGCTCCTGTTAATCTAATTATCTATTATTAAAGGACAAGTCCAAGTTTATAATTCTCCTTCGGGTATTGGCAGGCTATTTGCTTTAACATATAGCGTTTGTCATAAATCTGTTCCGTTTGAAAGGTTATACACCCACCATACCCTTGCGTTTAGAAAGTGATGTAACCGGAACGTTATTCTGACAAATGCTATAATTATGATCCTGGTCATCTCACCCCAAAGCTAGTTTTGTTAATTCATTAACAGACAGACCGGGGCAGCTCATTCTTGACTCGTGTTGGGGTGCGTCTCCCCCGTTAAGTTATATTAACGATCATATAAGATTTAAAATTAACTTGAAGGTTGAATAAGGGGCTAAACCACAAGGAGAAATCTATTATGAATGAAAAAAGATGGACAAAACGATTGGTTCAGAAAAATGAAATAATCCTCACTGTTGTATATAAGGGAAAAAAGTCTCCAAACAAAAGGTTTATCCACCACATCAGCACAGATATTTCCACCTCCGGCGCCAGGATTCAGGCCAACACCTTTTTGCCTGTCGATTCCCTGCTCAAAATACAACTGACATTAAAAGGCCCTCTCCCATTGATAACCGCTCTGGGTAAAGTTAAATGGATCCGAAGGCTTTATACAGATGAGTCTTACGAAGCGGGTCTGGAGTTTACCGATATTTCCAGAGACACCACCACACAATTGGGGGAATACATCTCGCGAACACAAAAGAAAGCAAGCCCTGACGTGAGGGTTGGCTGGTGATATCTCTTTGAATTTCGACTGATCACGACCGGGAAGAGGGCATAAATAAGGGACAAAGCAGGGAGAAAGACAACCATATCGTAACCTATTATAATTTAATTGAATTATAAAGAATTAGTGCCAATATTTTGGACAAAACTAATTCAGCCGAAAGGAGGATGAATATGAATGAAGATATTCTAAAAGGCAAATGGCAGGAGGTCAAGGGGATAGCTAAAGAAAAGTGGGGCAAATTTACTGATAATGATCTTAGCGAAATCGATGGAAAAGGCGAGAAACTTTTTGGGCTTTTACAGAAAAAATATGGACATATCAGGGACAAATCCAGGCTGGAATATATTGATAGTGTTGAATTGGCAGAAATTGTCAGCAGTATACGCGGGATAATGACAAAGATGACAAAAAAGAAAGATATTATGGCAATCGCATTTATTGCTCGTTACGGGCGCCCTTTGTTAGCTAACAAACATGAGAGTCAAATAACAGTAGAGGAGGTAAGTCACGGGAACCATACTGATCATGATAATAGTCATCGTACTCATCGGAGCCCTGCCAACCTTGCCCCACAGTAAGCCTTGGTAAGCTTATCCCAGCGGAGGAATCGAATTGATCTCCTCCTGGTACTAATTCATTCTTTTGCTACTGAGCGGATTTGAGATAGCTTAGAGGCACATGGATTGGTTCTTACCAGAAATGATTCAGAAAAATACTGAGATTCCTATAAATTAAATAGGATAAATACAATGAAACCAAGCACAAAAGACAACGCAGAAGGCAAAATGCACCAAGTGAAAGGTAAGCTCAAGGAGATCGCCGGGAAATTAAGCGATAACCCAAAGATAGAAGCTGAAGGCGTCGGTGAAAATATAGCCGGTAAAGTTCAGGAAAAGGCCGGTCAGGTAAAGAAGGCTTTGGGGAAGTAGTAGTAAAAGACAACATTAACCGCAGTATTAGGAGACAGTGCGATTGAAATCAATATGTGGATTATCAGTAATGATGTTGGCATTGGTGGCTCTGCTGGCGCTCAGCGTGCCTGTACACGCATCAAAAATGGACAGCCGCATCGAATCATCCACCAAGTAGACGTAAGTATTCAAGACCTACCTTCAGACTGATGATATTAAAATTCAATCCGTGGAAGGGGTTGTGAGTTCAACGGGAATTGTCTCGAATTCCACAAATCATAAGCCCAGGATACCGTGGCTAGTATATTAAGGCAACACCCAAGTTTGTTGAACAGCAATTCTCGGTGAATGTAATTTTTGGTCATCAGTTTTAGGAACATAGAAAAGTTTGCCAAAACATTGTGATAGAGACAGGAAAATTATTAACAAAAGTCATGAAATTTAACAATACAAATAAGGAGTGGATAAATTT
It encodes the following:
- a CDS encoding sigma 54-interacting transcriptional regulator, which translates into the protein MDISNKKKQPKSVELRHQAEEQLHAKKAHMQLSMANEESQRLIHELEVHQIELEMQNTELRRAQEELELSKNIYTELYDFAPVGYFTLNTQRLIKKINLTGTQMLGIERQQLINKPFVSFIADTKGIVVFSKYCEKVFQNQSNQTCEISLKRKNDTVFYAQLQSIAKENIDKSNYIYTAIIDITKLKKVQEKLRTSEARYRSYIEVTGELAWNTNPDGDVVEDLPTWRKFTGQSEEETKRAGWANALHPDDIKHTIESWKKAVTTKSTYEVEYRIRRYDGVYRLFLVRGVPVIKQDGSILEWVGICIDINERNKMKDALQKAHDELEHTVDERTAELKSALSEIKAMKDQLEAENIYFRQESKMKHRFEHIIGQSDGLKYVLYRAEQVAPLNTTVLILGETGTGKELIAAAIHEMSPRKERPLITVNCAALPANLIESELFGREKGAFTGADTRQIGRFEIANGSTLCLDEIGELPLELQAKLLRVIQHNEFERLGSSKTIKVDVRIVATTNRDLEKEVSKGLFRQDLYYRLNVFPISVPPLRQRKDDIPLMVKAFIERYSRKLGKKITSIQDNTMKAIQDYSWPGNIRELESIIERSVVLSPEPVFYLADRLQNLPPPLLSGVRSLEETDRNQILKILSETRWRINGKNGAAEILGLHPSTLRARMHKLGIVRPGLKEPES
- a CDS encoding antibiotic biosynthesis monooxygenase codes for the protein MANEMIITIIHMKVLPEKRMELSQAIASLSSSIKMEMGCRRCDLYQSVEDENQLFLVEEWDIRKNLTDYMKSEHFKVLRGAMSLLIEPYDMDILHRFTPSEDVA
- a CDS encoding antibiotic biosynthesis monooxygenase codes for the protein MKVHSEKRMELSQTIASLSGYIRMEKGCRRCDFYQSTEDENRLFLLEEWDTRKNLMAHLNSEHYKVLEGAMNLLKEPYKRMFYTVFEPAGMEIYMKSSTRDQTEGKVQEKTS
- a CDS encoding PilZ domain-containing protein, giving the protein MNEKRWTKRLVQKNEIILTVVYKGKKSPNKRFIHHISTDISTSGARIQANTFLPVDSLLKIQLTLKGPLPLITALGKVKWIRRLYTDESYEAGLEFTDISRDTTTQLGEYISRTQKKASPDVRVGW
- a CDS encoding CsbD family protein, whose protein sequence is MNEDILKGKWQEVKGIAKEKWGKFTDNDLSEIDGKGEKLFGLLQKKYGHIRDKSRLEYIDSVELAEIVSSIRGIMTKMTKKKDIMAIAFIARYGRPLLANKHESQITVEEVSHGNHTDHDNSHRTHRSPANLAPQ
- a CDS encoding CsbD family protein, with the translated sequence MKPSTKDNAEGKMHQVKGKLKEIAGKLSDNPKIEAEGVGENIAGKVQEKAGQVKKALGK